The candidate division KSB1 bacterium region GAACGGGCCTGGATTGAACTGCAACCCGGCGCGCGAACACTGGCTTTTCGCGACGTGCGCACGCTCGGTACAATCCAGTATTATCCCGACGATGCCGAGATTCCCGCACTCCGTGCCCTCGGCTGGGAACCGTTGGACACCACCGTCGCGCCCGGCGAACTGCGAGATCGACTGCGCTCGCGCAGTATGGCCATTAAGCCCGTGCTGCTCGATCAATCGATCTGGGCCGGCATCGGCAATATCTACGCCTCCGACTCGCTCTGGGTCGCGGAGATTGACCCGCGCGTTCCGGCCAACCGGCTCTCGCTTCGACAATGCGAACGCCTGACCAAGTCGGTTCCCGCCGTGCTCACACGCGCGCTGGGGCAGGGGGGAAGCACGCTGCGTGACTTCATGAGTCCCGATGGCATGGAAGGCTCTTATCAAAAGCACTTCCGGGTTTATGATCGGGAAGGCGAGCCCTGTTCTCGTTGTCATGGCACGATCCGCCGGATCGTACAAGCCCAGCGTTCGACCTATTTCTGTCCCGGCTGTCAGAACCGACGATAGCGCCGCTCGACCCGCATGATCTTCTTCAGCAACACACAAACCCCGCCTCATGGAGACGGGGTTTTGACTATGCTCACCTCCGTTCACGGAGGGGGGGCGCTCGTCTGACGTCGAGCGGCAGGTCCTGGCGCCGCCGGAATCGGACTACTTCATCAGCATCAGCTTAACGGCCGGCGAAACTTCGTGCTCGCTCTTCAACCGGGCGAAGTAGATGCCGGACGATACCTGCGGGTTCCATTGATACGCCCCGGACCCCGTCAGCGTGTGCGTTTCGACCAGCCGGCCCAGCACATCGAAGAATTGCAGGCTCGCGAGCTGGCGTTCCGGGACGGCATACACCAACGAGGTCACGCTGTTGAACGGATTCGGGTAAACCGCTTGGACTGCGAGCTGCTCCGGTACCGTTGCCCGTCTG contains the following coding sequences:
- the mutM gene encoding bifunctional DNA-formamidopyrimidine glycosylase/DNA-(apurinic or apyrimidinic site) lyase, translating into MPELPEVETVVRELRPHVVGALIKSAKFAIPRQLLPQTPALVSRRIRGRKIVAVNRRGKYILLKLDHGTLVLHLRMSGRLYVREGGSALDHERAWIELQPGARTLAFRDVRTLGTIQYYPDDAEIPALRALGWEPLDTTVAPGELRDRLRSRSMAIKPVLLDQSIWAGIGNIYASDSLWVAEIDPRVPANRLSLRQCERLTKSVPAVLTRALGQGGSTLRDFMSPDGMEGSYQKHFRVYDREGEPCSRCHGTIRRIVQAQRSTYFCPGCQNRR